A genomic segment from Nicotiana tabacum cultivar K326 chromosome 7, ASM71507v2, whole genome shotgun sequence encodes:
- the LOC107811274 gene encoding non-specific lipid-transfer protein 1-like, producing MKGIIISAISILAMIQLMVEPGLALTCGQVDASLASCIPYLTQGGDPNAACCIGVTALKGMAQNTADKRAACNCVKAAANRYANLKEDAAQALPTKCGVTLDITVSKSVNCDLIS from the exons ATGAAGGGAATCATCATTTCAGCAATTTCAATATTGGCCATGATTCAGCTCATGGTTGAGCCAGGACTGGCTCTTACTTGTGGTCAAGTGGATGCTTCTTTAGCATCTTGTATCCCTTACCTTACTCAGGGTGGTGATCCAAATGCAGCTTGCTGTATTGGTGTGACGGCATTGAAAGGTATGGCTCAAAACACTGCTGACAAGAGGGCTGCATGTAATTGTGTCAAGGCTGCTGCCAACCGGTATGCAAACTTGAAGGAAGACGCTGCCCAGGCTCTCCCTACCAAGTGTGGTGTAACATTGGACATTACTGTTTCTAAGAGCGTCAACTGTGACCT GATCAGCTGA
- the LOC107811267 gene encoding non-specific lipid-transfer protein 1-like: protein MKGIIISAIAVLAMIQFMVEPGQALTCGQVDASLAPCIPYLTQGGDPGAACCNGVRALKGMAQNTADKRAACNCVKAAANRYANLKEDAAQALPTKCGVTLDITVSKSVNCDLIS, encoded by the exons ATGAAGGGAATCATCATTTCAGCAATTGCAGTGTTAGCCATGATTCAGTTCATGGTTGAGCCAGGACAGGCTCTTACTTGTGGTCAAGTGGATGCTTCTTTAGCACCTTGTATTCCTTACCTTACTCAGGGCGGGGATCCGGGAGCAGCTTGCTGTAATGGTGTGAGAGCGTTGAAAGGTATGGCTCAAAACACCGCTGACAAGAGGGCTGCATGTAATTGTGTCAAGGCTGCTGCCAACCGGTATGCAAACTTGAAGGAAGACGCTGCCCAGGCTCTCCCAACCAAGTGTGGTGTAACATTGGACATTACTGTTTCTAAGAGCGTCAACTGTGACCT GATCAGCTGA